One genomic segment of Caldicellulosiruptoraceae bacterium PP1 includes these proteins:
- a CDS encoding Ig-like domain-containing protein: MNNKKVIVYVLTFMIILLNLNIVFADDTNYIQNGSFENDFSNWTIIQSDNNPLSIKTSDVNDGSKTLSYWAADNFQFTVYQTVYNLPKGKYKLSVWTQGGANQSILNLFVKDYGGDKLTQQITDTGWRDWHQWSIEFTLKTNSLTIGIDCNGNAGNWGTIDKFELVKLPSSGQIVGIKDVNITAAKANNPILPNTVDVVFDDETEGKAACIWESFDASLLLNENTTFSVYGAVYGTDIKAVANINVQPIKEVKAISPINITINDTFELPKTVQVECYNSDMIFVNVYWESMDNKINQKIGSYTVMGSIYGTDLKAGIQVNVNYKNMDLNNDTKFNIGDLAIAANYLSKGRFDSDWDSVKYADINNDGQIDTNDLKLIVQKIKGKI, encoded by the coding sequence ATGAATAATAAAAAAGTTATTGTATATGTTCTAACTTTCATGATTATACTGTTAAATTTAAATATTGTATTTGCTGATGATACAAACTATATACAAAATGGTAGTTTTGAAAATGATTTTAGCAACTGGACTATTATTCAAAGTGATAATAACCCATTATCAATAAAAACTAGTGATGTTAATGATGGAAGTAAAACACTTAGTTATTGGGCGGCTGATAATTTTCAATTTACTGTTTATCAGACAGTATATAATTTGCCAAAAGGTAAATATAAACTTAGTGTTTGGACACAAGGTGGAGCTAATCAAAGTATATTAAATCTTTTTGTTAAAGATTATGGTGGAGATAAGCTTACACAGCAGATTACTGATACTGGTTGGCGTGATTGGCATCAATGGAGTATTGAATTCACCCTAAAAACCAATAGCTTAACAATTGGTATTGATTGCAATGGAAATGCAGGTAATTGGGGGACAATTGATAAGTTTGAACTTGTAAAGCTACCTTCATCAGGGCAGATTGTGGGTATTAAAGATGTAAATATAACTGCTGCAAAGGCAAATAATCCTATACTTCCAAATACTGTAGATGTTGTTTTTGATGATGAGACTGAAGGAAAAGCTGCTTGTATATGGGAAAGTTTTGATGCTTCACTTTTACTAAATGAAAATACTACATTTTCTGTGTATGGGGCTGTATATGGCACTGATATCAAAGCAGTAGCAAATATAAACGTTCAACCAATAAAAGAAGTAAAAGCTATAAGTCCAATAAACATTACAATTAATGATACTTTTGAATTACCTAAAACAGTTCAAGTTGAATGCTATAATAGTGATATGATTTTTGTTAATGTTTATTGGGAGAGTATGGATAACAAAATAAACCAAAAGATAGGAAGCTATACTGTTATGGGAAGTATCTATGGAACTGATTTAAAAGCAGGTATTCAAGTTAATGTAAACTATAAAAACATGGATTTGAACAATGATACAAAATTTAATATTGGTGATCTTGCTATTGCAGCAAACTATTTATCAAAAGGTAGATTTGACTCTGATTGGGATAGTGTAAAGTATGCTGATATAAATAACGATGGGCAAATAGATACTAATGATTTAAAACTAATTGTCCAAAAAATAAAAGGAAAGATATAA
- a CDS encoding TatD family nuclease-associated radical SAM protein: MSMITYTIENRLYINVTNKCSNDCTFCIRATEKGLGEEYDLWLKHEPSVDEILSEIKEPNKYDEIVFCGYGEPLLRYDVVIEVSKRLKEISNVKLRINTNGQASFIFKTNIPKLLSPYIDVISISLNAPNKERYNELCRPFDEDIYDGVIEFIKDSKKYIKEVWVSVLDILDEKEIKECQRIADELGVNFRIRRYEG; encoded by the coding sequence ATGAGCATGATAACCTATACAATTGAGAATAGATTATATATTAATGTTACAAATAAATGTTCAAACGATTGTACATTTTGTATTAGGGCTACTGAAAAAGGGTTAGGAGAAGAATATGACCTCTGGCTCAAACATGAACCAAGTGTTGATGAGATTCTAAGTGAAATTAAAGAACCAAATAAATATGATGAGATTGTTTTTTGTGGATATGGAGAGCCTTTACTAAGGTATGATGTAGTAATCGAGGTTTCAAAAAGATTAAAAGAGATTTCAAATGTAAAATTAAGAATTAATACAAATGGCCAAGCTTCATTTATATTTAAAACAAATATCCCTAAATTACTATCACCATATATAGATGTAATATCAATTAGTTTAAATGCTCCAAATAAAGAAAGATATAATGAACTATGTAGACCATTTGATGAGGATATATATGATGGAGTTATTGAATTTATTAAAGATTCAAAAAAGTATATCAAAGAAGTTTGGGTTAGCGTTTTGGATATTTTGGATGAAAAAGAAATAAAAGAATGCCAGAGAATTGCTGATGAGCTTGGGGTCAACTTTAGAATAAGAAGATATGAGGGTTAA
- a CDS encoding PIG-L deacetylase family protein, with protein MKFFINTSNKVYKKKRNKKRFQFKRTYILYIFITWLVLTVASFLVREYISNYYFHLQMNNINIDDKQRILIFAPHCDDETLSSAGVIQRAIANGSEVKVVVMTNGDGFTRAVGQNTGKIRLKPYDYIEFGYRRQKETIHALEDLGLERNNIIFLGYPDRGLRYLWEKYFNSKNPYLSSLTRTTRSPYNNSYQKNVEYKGINVVNNIESIISSYKPDLIIYPYSRDQHPDHWATSAFVKFTLLKMDYKTTELQYLVHRGDWPTPFGKRTNMFLVPPFKLAFTDTTWVQFPLNNELLTKKMDAIYDYNSQVRVMRSFLEAFIRQNELFSYLPNITAVRYQGDDIFLDKYKVLSEPNKDSIPLIFESGADIDGIFIAHNEQNYYFGIKMLGSTKRLVDYYIHARLFNRNKYIGRIYIRVTPDKIILDKTLTDKKFTLLGTKIQRNKEFLKLIVPKKDFLNADKIFISLRTEILGRQFDRSAWRVVEFR; from the coding sequence ATGAAATTTTTTATTAATACATCAAATAAGGTTTACAAAAAAAAGAGAAATAAAAAAAGATTCCAATTTAAAAGAACATATATTTTATACATTTTTATAACTTGGTTAGTTTTGACTGTTGCAAGTTTTTTAGTGAGAGAATACATATCTAATTATTACTTTCATTTACAAATGAATAATATAAATATAGATGATAAACAAAGAATATTAATATTTGCACCTCATTGTGATGATGAAACATTATCATCTGCAGGGGTTATTCAAAGAGCAATAGCAAATGGCTCTGAAGTAAAGGTTGTAGTTATGACAAATGGTGATGGATTTACACGAGCAGTTGGTCAAAATACTGGTAAAATAAGGCTAAAACCCTATGATTATATAGAATTTGGGTATAGAAGACAAAAAGAAACAATTCATGCATTAGAGGATTTAGGTTTAGAAAGGAACAATATAATTTTTTTAGGATATCCAGATAGGGGATTAAGATATCTTTGGGAAAAATATTTTAATTCAAAAAATCCTTATTTAAGCAGTTTAACAAGAACAACAAGATCTCCATACAATAACTCATATCAGAAAAATGTTGAATACAAAGGCATTAATGTTGTAAATAATATCGAAAGTATTATATCATCATATAAACCTGATTTAATTATTTATCCTTATTCGAGAGACCAGCACCCAGACCATTGGGCTACATCTGCTTTTGTAAAATTTACACTACTTAAAATGGATTACAAAACAACAGAGCTTCAATATCTTGTTCATAGAGGAGACTGGCCAACACCTTTTGGGAAAAGAACAAATATGTTTTTAGTTCCTCCATTTAAACTTGCATTTACTGATACAACATGGGTTCAGTTTCCTTTGAATAATGAATTGTTAACAAAAAAGATGGATGCTATCTATGACTATAATAGTCAAGTTAGAGTTATGAGAAGCTTTTTAGAAGCATTTATTAGGCAAAATGAGCTATTTAGTTATTTACCAAACATTACTGCAGTAAGATATCAAGGTGATGATATCTTTTTAGATAAATATAAAGTACTTTCTGAACCTAATAAAGATTCAATACCTCTTATTTTTGAATCTGGTGCTGATATTGATGGAATTTTTATAGCACATAATGAACAAAACTATTATTTTGGAATTAAAATGTTAGGATCGACAAAAAGGCTTGTTGACTATTATATACATGCACGTTTATTTAATAGAAACAAATATATTGGCAGAATTTATATTAGAGTAACACCAGATAAGATTATCTTGGATAAGACGCTAACTGACAAGAAATTTACATTGCTAGGTACAAAGATACAAAGAAATAAGGAATTTTTAAAATTAATAGTTCCTAAAAAAGACTTTCTAAATGCTGACAAAATATTTATAAGTCTCAGAACTGAAATTTTAGGAAGACAATTTGACAGAAGTGCTTGGAGAGTGGTGGAGTTTAGGTAA
- a CDS encoding GntR family transcriptional regulator, with amino-acid sequence MEENLLKTPLYKKIADDIKQMIIEGKLKPNDKLPTEIELAQQYNVSRITSKQALELLKKEGFIYRKKKQGSYVSPDLFLSNDNNKIADNSRNKIVSLIIPFSSNTGRNIDYIKGASDFLHSKGYYLSIHCTDGLVEKEKEYLNLLPYNGSSGIIYYPVFDIETYDAVYNLYLNQYPIVTIDKYIEGIPISYVVSDNFNGAYEATKYLISLGHKNIAFISTTHIGFATSIKNRFFGYRKALFDYNIYYNNKFVIQNYDLPRVNIDEKTEIIKDLVNQGVTAFITEFDYVAIEIIRLLRAININIPNDVSVIGFDNIEILEHLETPLTTVDQNFYNIGWKAAEFIYKCIEKGKYKFEKYIEPTSLVIRESTNTLEK; translated from the coding sequence ATGGAGGAAAATTTATTAAAAACGCCATTATACAAGAAAATTGCTGATGATATTAAGCAAATGATTATTGAAGGCAAACTAAAACCTAATGATAAATTACCAACAGAAATTGAGCTTGCTCAACAATATAATGTAAGTAGAATTACCTCAAAACAAGCATTAGAACTTCTCAAAAAAGAGGGATTTATTTATCGCAAAAAGAAACAAGGAAGCTATGTTAGTCCAGATTTATTTTTATCTAATGATAATAACAAAATTGCTGATAATAGCAGGAATAAGATTGTATCTTTAATAATTCCTTTTTCATCTAATACAGGTAGAAATATTGATTATATTAAAGGAGCTTCCGATTTCTTACATTCCAAAGGCTATTATTTATCAATACATTGTACAGATGGTCTAGTTGAAAAAGAAAAAGAATATTTAAATTTGCTACCATACAATGGTTCTTCAGGGATAATTTATTATCCTGTATTTGATATAGAAACTTATGATGCTGTTTATAACTTATATTTAAATCAGTATCCCATTGTTACAATTGATAAATATATTGAAGGAATTCCTATTTCATATGTTGTCTCAGACAACTTTAATGGTGCTTATGAAGCAACTAAATATTTAATTTCTTTAGGGCATAAGAATATAGCATTTATTTCTACAACACATATAGGTTTTGCTACATCAATTAAAAACAGATTTTTTGGTTATAGAAAAGCTTTATTTGATTATAATATATATTACAATAATAAGTTTGTTATTCAAAATTATGATTTGCCACGTGTAAATATTGATGAAAAAACTGAAATTATTAAAGATCTTGTTAACCAAGGTGTCACAGCCTTTATTACTGAATTTGATTATGTAGCAATTGAAATAATTAGGTTATTAAGGGCAATCAATATTAATATACCTAATGATGTGTCTGTTATTGGTTTTGATAATATAGAAATACTCGAACATTTAGAAACACCACTGACCACTGTAGACCAAAATTTCTATAATATTGGCTGGAAAGCAGCAGAGTTTATTTATAAATGTATTGAAAAAGGAAAATATAAATTTGAAAAATATATTGAACCTACTTCTCTTGTAATAAGAGAATCTACTAATACCTTAGAAAAATAA
- a CDS encoding ABC transporter substrate-binding protein: protein MRKVLKTRYLSLLLVFAFVISFAVTKLDTTKAEVKPGSKGTVVFWGGQFDPADKPFEDFEKKTGYKVSYPVNFVDQSKLFAAIASGNPPDAVFIYNDWIIPLAAQKALRPIDEYMSKAKDISYKEFLPFTLKWGEYKGKHYSLPWDIDFDVLYWNKDLFEQAGLDPDRPPQTWDELKKYIKILTKYDSKGNIVQLGMDLPQWSASQALNTFMYQLGVNWVDPYGKSMALNKNVRKAVDMVIELAKMCGKGIESKKSKDVDFAFEKGNIAMHIDDSVWRPRDAYRNNANLKWDLTLIPAPDTKTKRVTPGYATWALALPSGSKNPQGGFDIIKWFASDVPYQWIVEGFKQNNKTPWPYMIAHKNMYEYVKNTMVPQIANPVIKNALGHKMQILEKNVVFTARQTDFDYGSVVSPIWDKIQTLQISPAQGLAEIDKQLKAGLKEHLKKVAQRNKK from the coding sequence ATGAGGAAAGTTTTAAAAACTCGGTATTTATCTCTGCTTTTGGTATTTGCATTTGTTATTTCATTTGCTGTTACCAAATTAGATACAACAAAGGCAGAAGTAAAACCTGGTTCAAAAGGAACAGTGGTATTTTGGGGAGGACAATTTGATCCAGCTGATAAGCCATTTGAAGACTTTGAAAAGAAAACTGGCTATAAAGTTTCATATCCTGTCAATTTTGTAGATCAATCAAAACTATTTGCAGCAATTGCAAGTGGTAACCCACCAGATGCAGTTTTTATCTATAATGATTGGATTATTCCTTTAGCAGCTCAAAAAGCACTAAGGCCAATAGACGAATATATGTCAAAGGCAAAAGATATTTCATATAAAGAATTTCTACCATTCACTTTAAAATGGGGTGAATATAAAGGGAAACATTATTCACTTCCTTGGGATATTGATTTTGACGTGTTGTACTGGAATAAAGACCTTTTTGAACAAGCTGGATTGGACCCAGACAGACCACCACAAACTTGGGATGAATTAAAAAAATATATTAAGATTTTAACAAAATATGATTCAAAAGGTAATATAGTTCAATTGGGAATGGATTTACCACAATGGAGTGCAAGTCAAGCATTAAACACATTTATGTATCAATTAGGTGTCAATTGGGTAGACCCTTACGGAAAATCAATGGCTCTAAATAAAAATGTAAGAAAAGCAGTAGATATGGTAATTGAATTAGCAAAAATGTGTGGGAAAGGAATTGAAAGCAAAAAATCAAAAGATGTTGACTTTGCTTTTGAAAAAGGAAACATTGCAATGCATATTGACGACTCAGTTTGGAGACCAAGAGATGCTTATAGAAACAATGCTAACTTAAAATGGGATTTAACATTAATACCTGCTCCAGACACTAAGACAAAGAGAGTAACACCAGGATATGCAACATGGGCATTAGCATTGCCATCAGGTTCAAAAAATCCACAAGGTGGTTTTGATATTATTAAATGGTTTGCTTCAGATGTTCCATACCAATGGATTGTTGAAGGATTTAAACAAAACAACAAAACACCTTGGCCATATATGATTGCACATAAAAACATGTATGAATATGTTAAAAACACAATGGTTCCTCAAATTGCAAACCCAGTTATCAAAAATGCCTTAGGCCATAAAATGCAAATATTAGAAAAGAACGTTGTATTTACAGCAAGACAAACTGATTTTGATTATGGTTCAGTGGTTAGCCCAATATGGGATAAGATTCAAACACTCCAAATTAGTCCAGCACAAGGACTTGCTGAAATAGATAAACAACTTAAAGCTGGTTTAAAAGAACACTTGAAAAAGGTTGCTCAAAGAAATAAAAAATAA
- a CDS encoding extracellular solute-binding protein has product MFISKRILKEFTILVLIISFLFDFTYAQPGAKLAEKLKIQVNNKKEETILYRYTYEKYLFDISKQHKLNCQNQEIILTPDNISSYSDQKIIKNNFRGASGPVLIWDKNEKYFDFKTEILNEGFYNIEVEYYPLSGSGDTIKRGLYIDGKLPFFEALNIPFFRYWKDAATYSVYNSVGDEINPQQTEILDWNKQLLFDIKGRYPMGFNIYLTKGLHTLRFTYVDQGIAISKIYLKSVKQLPVYTQYLKNTNFNNNNFTLKIQGEKPYIKNDITIKKEYSGDPQIDPFDKNNIRLNYLGGWRWRKGNQEVIWKFNIPQNGYYKLGIKYIQNYRDGLTSYREILIDGHIPFKEFEAYPFKYKNEWQFNWLKGKNDNPYLVYLNKGTHTISLKCITGEYKDIVTVLEDLSYQLSYILKRIIMITGSDPDLNFDYELDTKIPDLIKNLKDMSSQLGYISEQLTRLNDKRPSIVNQFLSFKDQIDRLIKTPFLIPRQLKDLMNAQMSITNWIEDLENQPLGIDFIMIASKEKKLNIRTSNIFEKMAISWFNFINSFKKDYDKVAGLKTYKGKKYKTINVWVARGKEWAEIMKQLADEEFTPKTNINVNINVLPSGQLSTGGVNALLLSIVSKSYPDVACGVDRLTPVELAIRDATVNLKSYKDFNNVINRFHSGVIDGFIYRNGVYALPETMDFTVMFYRKDIIDELGIKLPNTWEELYKNVFPILNQNGMQFYYGNANIGDSFIPFLYQRGGKFYKDDYLSTDLDSERAYMAFKEWTDLYKVYKVPVSASFFNRFRTGEMPIGIAGYDMYIMLTVAAPELYGRWGIALIPGHINEEGKIDRTASANTTATIILQGSKKKNESWEFLKWWTDQNTQTRFGREVESSIGPEARWNTANMQAFLNLPWDNSHLEIIKKQWQWYRTQPVVLGGYFTNRHLLNAWTKAVVDLQDIRDSLEKAVKDINKEMKIKQKEYGVIK; this is encoded by the coding sequence ATGTTTATTTCCAAAAGGATTTTAAAGGAATTCACTATATTAGTATTGATAATCTCATTTTTGTTTGATTTTACATATGCACAACCAGGTGCAAAGTTAGCTGAAAAATTAAAAATTCAAGTAAATAATAAAAAAGAAGAAACAATTCTTTATAGATATACATATGAAAAATACCTTTTCGATATAAGTAAGCAACACAAATTAAATTGCCAAAATCAGGAGATTATTTTAACACCAGACAACATTTCCTCATATTCTGATCAAAAGATAATTAAGAATAATTTCAGAGGAGCTAGTGGCCCTGTATTAATTTGGGATAAAAATGAAAAATACTTTGATTTTAAAACTGAAATATTAAATGAAGGGTTTTACAATATCGAAGTTGAATATTATCCTCTTAGTGGTAGTGGAGATACTATTAAAAGAGGTTTATATATTGATGGGAAATTACCATTTTTCGAAGCATTGAATATCCCCTTTTTCAGATATTGGAAGGATGCTGCAACTTATAGTGTTTATAATAGTGTAGGAGATGAAATCAATCCTCAACAAACAGAGATTTTAGATTGGAACAAGCAGCTATTATTTGACATAAAAGGTAGATACCCTATGGGATTTAATATTTATCTTACAAAAGGATTACATACATTAAGATTTACATATGTTGATCAGGGAATAGCAATATCAAAGATATATCTAAAAAGTGTTAAGCAATTGCCCGTATATACCCAATATTTAAAAAATACTAATTTTAATAACAATAACTTTACTCTGAAAATACAAGGTGAAAAGCCATATATAAAAAATGATATCACTATAAAAAAAGAATATAGCGGAGATCCACAAATAGACCCATTTGATAAAAATAACATAAGGCTAAATTACCTTGGTGGATGGAGATGGAGAAAAGGGAATCAAGAAGTTATTTGGAAGTTTAATATTCCACAAAATGGCTATTATAAGCTTGGAATAAAGTATATACAAAACTATAGGGATGGCTTAACAAGCTATAGAGAGATTTTGATAGATGGACATATACCATTTAAAGAATTTGAAGCTTATCCATTTAAATATAAAAACGAATGGCAATTTAATTGGTTGAAAGGTAAAAATGATAACCCTTATCTTGTTTATTTGAATAAAGGAACTCATACTATATCTTTAAAATGTATTACAGGTGAATATAAAGATATTGTTACTGTATTGGAAGATCTGTCATATCAATTATCATATATACTAAAAAGAATAATAATGATAACTGGAAGTGACCCTGATCTAAATTTTGATTATGAATTAGATACAAAAATACCTGATCTTATTAAAAACCTTAAAGATATGTCTTCACAATTAGGATATATTTCAGAACAGCTAACAAGGCTTAATGATAAAAGGCCAAGTATTGTTAATCAATTTTTATCTTTCAAGGATCAGATAGATAGGTTAATAAAGACTCCTTTTCTAATTCCAAGGCAACTAAAAGATTTAATGAATGCTCAAATGAGTATTACAAACTGGATTGAAGATTTAGAAAATCAACCACTTGGTATAGATTTTATTATGATTGCTTCTAAAGAAAAAAAGCTAAATATAAGAACATCAAATATTTTTGAAAAAATGGCTATATCTTGGTTTAACTTTATTAATTCATTTAAAAAGGATTATGATAAAGTAGCTGGACTAAAAACTTACAAAGGCAAAAAATATAAAACAATAAATGTGTGGGTAGCAAGAGGAAAAGAATGGGCAGAAATAATGAAACAATTAGCTGATGAAGAATTCACACCCAAAACTAATATTAATGTTAATATTAATGTTTTGCCATCAGGTCAGTTATCAACAGGTGGAGTTAATGCACTTTTATTAAGTATTGTATCCAAGTCATATCCTGATGTAGCATGTGGAGTTGATAGACTCACTCCTGTTGAATTAGCAATTAGAGATGCTACTGTAAATTTAAAAAGCTATAAAGATTTCAATAATGTTATAAATAGATTTCATAGTGGAGTAATTGATGGATTTATATATAGAAATGGTGTATATGCATTGCCAGAAACTATGGATTTTACAGTAATGTTTTATAGAAAAGATATAATTGATGAACTTGGGATAAAGTTACCAAATACTTGGGAAGAACTATACAAAAATGTATTTCCGATACTTAATCAAAATGGCATGCAGTTTTACTATGGTAACGCCAATATAGGAGATTCATTTATTCCGTTTCTATATCAACGAGGAGGCAAATTCTACAAAGATGATTATTTGAGCACTGATTTGGATAGCGAAAGAGCATACATGGCATTTAAAGAATGGACAGATTTATATAAAGTATATAAAGTACCAGTATCAGCAAGCTTTTTCAATAGATTTAGGACTGGTGAAATGCCAATCGGAATTGCTGGTTATGACATGTATATTATGCTAACTGTTGCAGCACCAGAACTTTATGGCAGATGGGGAATTGCATTAATACCTGGGCATATAAATGAAGAAGGCAAAATTGATAGAACTGCATCTGCAAACACAACAGCTACTATTATTCTTCAAGGATCAAAGAAAAAAAATGAATCGTGGGAATTTTTAAAATGGTGGACTGATCAAAATACTCAAACAAGATTTGGTCGAGAAGTAGAGTCATCTATAGGGCCTGAAGCAAGATGGAATACTGCCAATATGCAAGCATTTTTAAATCTTCCATGGGATAATAGTCACTTAGAAATAATAAAAAAGCAATGGCAATGGTATAGAACACAACCTGTTGTATTAGGAGGATATTTTACAAATAGACATTTATTAAATGCTTGGACTAAAGCTGTTGTTGACTTACAAGATATTAGAGATTCATTAGAAAAAGCTGTTAAAGATATAAATAAGGAAATGAAAATTAAACAAAAGGAATATGGAGTAATTAAGTGA
- a CDS encoding carbohydrate ABC transporter permease, translating to MAFKKFWNNYGIGYLFLLPFLILFTLFVIIPVLYSIFLSFTHYNIIQSPKFAGIENYRILFTDDDVFLIALKNTLIFAFITGPIGYFASFFVAWIIDQLKMRKFFALAFYAPSITSGIAMSVVWLYFFSSDRYGFINNLLIRLGIISEPILWNLDPKTILPVIIIVSVWMSMGTGFLVFLAGLQNISKELYDAGAVDGIKNRFQELIYITLPSMKPQLLFGAINSIVSSFGVFDIAVSIAGIPSPNYAGHTIVAHLYDYAFIRFDMGFASAVAVILFILTYSLGKIFMKVLSSKDE from the coding sequence ATGGCATTTAAGAAATTTTGGAACAATTATGGTATTGGGTATTTATTTCTATTACCATTTTTAATACTGTTTACATTGTTTGTTATTATACCTGTACTTTATTCTATATTCTTAAGTTTTACTCATTACAATATTATACAGTCACCTAAATTTGCAGGTATTGAGAACTATAGGATACTATTTACCGATGATGATGTCTTTTTGATTGCATTAAAAAACACTTTAATATTTGCATTTATAACTGGTCCCATAGGATATTTTGCTTCATTTTTTGTTGCATGGATTATAGATCAATTAAAGATGAGAAAATTTTTTGCTTTAGCTTTTTATGCTCCATCAATTACAAGTGGTATTGCAATGTCAGTTGTATGGTTATACTTTTTTTCTAGTGATAGATATGGATTTATAAATAATCTACTAATACGATTAGGTATAATTTCAGAACCAATTCTATGGAATTTAGATCCAAAAACAATTTTGCCAGTAATAATAATAGTTTCTGTTTGGATGAGTATGGGTACAGGTTTTTTAGTTTTTCTTGCAGGTTTACAAAATATCTCAAAAGAGCTTTATGATGCAGGTGCTGTTGATGGGATTAAAAACAGGTTCCAGGAGCTTATATATATTACACTACCTTCAATGAAACCACAACTTTTGTTTGGTGCAATAAACTCTATTGTCAGCTCGTTTGGGGTGTTTGATATTGCAGTTTCAATTGCTGGCATACCAAGCCCTAATTATGCTGGTCATACAATAGTTGCACATTTATATGATTATGCATTTATTAGATTTGATATGGGATTTGCTTCAGCGGTTGCTGTTATACTTTTCATATTGACATATTCTTTAGGCAAAATTTTTATGAAAGTGTTATCTTCAAAGGACGAATAA
- a CDS encoding carbohydrate ABC transporter permease yields MINNKKKILLNTKWWIVYSFMLLLVLFTALPLIYMISTAFKPYDELFLYPPRFFVRRPTMRNFIELLTALDSSVIPFSRYIFNSLFTTCVVVILTVIVSSMGAFAIAKYKLPYGNVIFNIIIAALMFSPHVTQIPNYLIVSKLGLLNTYWALIVPKIAVAYNIFLMKQFIEQIPDTYIEAARIDGAKDFKIFWKIIMPMCKPAWSTLIVFSFVSNWNDYFSPLIFINKQALKTLPLILQSLAGGPGQVARSGAMAAATFLVTMPTIIVFLIMQSRVMKTMAYSGIKG; encoded by the coding sequence ATGATTAATAATAAAAAAAAGATATTGTTAAACACTAAATGGTGGATAGTTTATTCATTTATGCTGCTTTTAGTCCTTTTCACAGCATTGCCATTGATATATATGATATCAACTGCTTTTAAACCATATGATGAATTATTTTTATATCCTCCAAGGTTTTTTGTAAGAAGACCTACAATGAGAAATTTTATTGAGTTATTAACTGCTTTAGATAGCTCTGTTATTCCTTTTTCAAGATATATATTTAATAGTTTATTTACTACATGTGTTGTAGTTATTTTAACAGTAATAGTAAGTAGTATGGGAGCATTTGCAATTGCAAAGTATAAGCTACCTTATGGAAATGTGATTTTTAATATAATAATTGCAGCACTCATGTTTTCTCCTCATGTTACACAAATACCAAACTATTTGATTGTTAGTAAATTAGGTTTATTAAATACATATTGGGCATTGATTGTTCCTAAGATAGCTGTAGCATATAATATATTTCTTATGAAGCAATTTATAGAACAGATACCAGATACTTATATAGAAGCCGCAAGAATAGATGGTGCAAAAGATTTTAAGATTTTTTGGAAAATAATAATGCCAATGTGTAAGCCTGCATGGTCAACATTGATTGTATTTTCATTTGTTTCAAATTGGAATGATTATTTTTCACCGTTGATTTTTATAAATAAACAAGCATTAAAAACATTGCCGTTAATCTTACAAAGTTTAGCAGGTGGGCCAGGGCAGGTTGCAAGATCAGGAGCTATGGCTGCTGCAACTTTTCTTGTAACAATGCCAACTATAATAGTGTTCTTGATAATGCAGTCAAGGGTTATGAAAACTATGGCATATTCAGGAATAAAAGGATAA